The Camelus bactrianus isolate YW-2024 breed Bactrian camel chromosome 32, ASM4877302v1, whole genome shotgun sequence genome includes a region encoding these proteins:
- the HCAR1 gene encoding hydroxycarboxylic acid receptor 1, which translates to MDNGSCCLIQGDPISQVMPPLLILAFVLGALGNGIALCGFCFHMKTWKPSTIYLFNLAVADFLLMISLPFRTDYYRRHRQWAFGDIPCRVALFMLAMNRAGSTVFLTVVAVDRYFKVVHPHHTVNSISNRTAVGIVCALWTMLILGTLYLLMENHLCTQGKTIACESFIMESANGWHDVMFQLEFFLPLGIILFCSFKIIWSLQQRQHLARQTRMKKAMRVIMVVAAVFITCYLPSVAARLYFLWTVPSSACDSSVHVALHITLSFTYMNSMLDPLVYYFSSPSFPKFYTKLKIRSLRPKRPGHSKRPEERPISNLCHRSCISVANSFQSQSNVQ; encoded by the coding sequence ATGGACAACGGGTCGTGCTGCCTGATCCAGGGGGACCCCATCTCCCAGGTGATGCCGCCACTACTGATCCTGGCCTTCGTGCTCGGTGCCCTGGGCAACGGCATCGCCCTGTGCGGTTTCTGCTTCCACATGAAGACCTGGAAGCCGAGCACTATTTACCTCTTCAATTTGGCTGTGGCCGACTTCCTTCTCATGATCAGCCTGCCCTTTCGGACAGACTACTACCGCAGGCACAGACAATGGGCTTTTGGGGACATTCCTTGTCGGGTGGCGCTCTTCATGCTGGCCATGAACAGGGCTGGGAGCACCGTCTTCCTCACGGTGGTGGCTGTGGACAGGTATTTTAAAGTGGTCCACCCCCACCATACGGTGAATTCCATCTCCAACCGGACTGCGGTTGGCATCGTCTGTGCCCTCTGGACCATGCTCATCCTGGGGACTCTGTATCTTCTGATGGAGAACCATCTGTGCACGCAGGGGAAGACCATAGCTTGTGAGAGTTTCATCATGGAGTCGGCCAACGGCTGGCATGATGTCATGTTCCAGCTGGAGTTCTTTCTGCCCCTTGGCATCATCTTGTTTTGCTCCTTCAAGATCATCTGGAGTCTGCAGCAAAGGCAGCACCTGGCCAGGCAGACTCGGATGAAGAAGGCTATGCGGGTCATCATGGTAGTGGCAGCTGTGTTCATCACCTGCTACCTGCCCAGCGTGGCGGCTAGACTATATTTCCTCTGGACGGTGCCCTCCAGTGCCTGCGATTCCTCTGTCCACGTAGCCCTCCACATCACCCTCAGCTTCACCTACATGAACAGCATGCTGGACCCCCTGGTGTATTATTTTTCAAGTCCCTCATTCCCCAAATTCTACACTAAGCTCAAAATCCGCAGTTTGAGACCTAAGCGTCCAGGACACTCCAAGAGGCCAGAGGAGAGGCCAATTTCAAACCTTTGTCACAGGAGTTGCATCAGTGTGGCAAACAGCTTCCAAAGCCAATCCAATGTGCAGTAG
- the LOC105080648 gene encoding hydroxycarboxylic acid receptor 2 has product MNPSQQNHFLEIGKKNCCVFRDEFIARVLPPVVGLEFVFGLLGNGLALWIFCFHLKSWKSSRIFLFNLAVADFLLIICLPFLADNYVRKWDWRFGDIPCRLMLFMLAMNRQGSIIFLTVVAVDRYFRVVHPHHALNKISNRTAAIISCLLWGVTIGLTVHLLYTKMLIRNHDSNLCSSFSICHTFRWHDAMFLLEFFLPLGIILFCSARIIWSLRQRQMDRHAKIKRAINFILVVAIVFVICFLPSVAVRIRIFWLLRTAGTQDCKIYQSADLAFYVTLSFTYMNSMLDPLVYYFSSPSFPSFFSSLINRCLRRKIPEESDNNRSTSVELTGETSTSRNVPDALMADPGKPWSPCCLTPASS; this is encoded by the coding sequence ATGAACCCGTCCCAGCAGAATCACTTTCTGGAAATAGGCAAGAAGAACTGCTGTGTGTTCCGGGATGAATTCATTGCCAGGGTGCTGCCGCCGGTGGTGGGGCTGGAGTTTGTGTTCGGGCTCCTGGGAAATGGCCTTGCCCTGTGGATTTTCTGCTTTCACCTCAAGTCCTGGAAATCCAGCAGGATCTTCCTGTTCAACTTGGCTGTGGCTGACTTTCTCTTGATCATCTGCCTGCCCTTCCTGGCGGACAACTACGTGAGGAAGTGGGACTGGAGGTTTGGCGACATCCCCTGCCGGCTGATGCTCTTCATGCTGGCCATGAACCGCCAGGGTAGCATCATCTTCCTCACGGTGGTGGCCGTGGACAGGTATTTCCGAGTGGTTCATCCCCACCACGCTCTGAACAAGATCTCCAACCGGACGGCGGCCATCATCTCCTGCCTCCTGTGGGGCGTCACTATCGGCTTGACGGTCCACCTCCTGTACACAAAGATGCTGATCAGGAACCACGATTCGAATTTGTGCAGTAGCTTCAGCATCTGCCATACCTTCCGCTGGCACGATGCCATGTTCCTCCTGGAGTTCTTCCTGCCCCTGGGCATCATCCTGTTCTGCTCCGCCAGAATCATCTGGAGCCTGCGGCAGCGGCAAATGGACAGGCATGCCAAGATCAAGAGGGCCATCAACTTCATCCTGGTGGTGGCCATCGTCTTCGTCATCTGCTTCCTGCCCAGCGTGGCCGTGCGCATCCGCATTTTCTGGCTCCTGCGCACGGCTGGGACCCAGGACTGCAAAATCTACCAGTCCGCTGACCTGGCGTTTTACGTCACCCTCAGCTTCACCTACATGAACAGCATGCTGGACCCGCTGGTGTATTACTTCTCCAGCCCATCCTTCCCCAGCTTCTTCTCCAGCTTGATCAACCGCTGCCTGCGGAGGAAGATACCGGAGGAGTCAGATAATAACCGCAGTACCAGCGTCGAGCTCACGGGGGAAACGAGTACTTCCAGGAATGTCCCTGACGCCTTAATGGCCGACCCGGGTAAGCCGTGGAGCCCCTGTTGTCTGACTCCAGCCTCTAGTTAA